AACGAAGATCTCGGCAACGCGGGGCAACCTGCTCTCGGCCGCGGCACTTTTCTGCTACGCTGCAGCGTTTTCCTTCGCCTACCTGACCATCGCCACGGGAACCGGCGCCCTGATCCTGTTCGGATCCGTCCAGATCACCATGATCACGGCCGCCATCCTCTCGGGAGAAAGGCTCAAAAGAGCTGAAGGCATCGGTGCCTTGCTGGCCTTCGGAGGGCTCGTCTACCTGGTCTTCCCCGGGGTCACGGCCCCGTCTCCGGCGGGATCCCTGCTGATGACCGCCGCCGGAATCTGTTGGGGAATCTACTCCCTGCGCGGCCGGAACCGTGGAAATCCGCTGGCGGAAACCACCGTCAACTTTCTCCTCTCCCTGCCGCTCGCCGCCTTGCTGGGGCTCTTTTTTCTCGAACGCGGGCACCTTTCATTCCAGGGAATCCTGCTGGCAGGGCTTTCCGGCGGGCTGGCATCGGGAGTCGGCTATGCCGTCTGGTATGCCGCGGTCAAGGAGATGACCGCGACCACGGCCTCGATCGTCCAGCTGGCCGTCCCGATCCTCGCCGCCACGGGCGGGGTTCTTTTTCTCAACGAGGAAATCTCCATCCGCCTGGTCATCGCCACCATGATCATTCTCGGCGGCATCAGCCTGGCGGTCGTCAATCCCGAGAACCTGTTTTCAACACGCAAGGGCGGCTGAATCGCTTCCGGGGCATCAGATTCATTCACGACCTCATTTGCCTGCTTCCTGCAACATCGCAAAACCACCATGATTCCGGACAAATGGACGATTGACAGACCCTGAGAAATTTTTTAGGCTGTCGAACTGCATTCTACAGCACGCCGGGAAATCCAGGGAGGGGGATATCTACGCAGTTACGCAGTTACAGCCAGCCAGACCAAACCACCAGCAGGCATCTCCTTTCCTTTATTTTCCGATAGTTGCAGCCGTTATTATAGGCTTGTCATAGGTCTTTCCGTTTTATCCAATAACGCGGAATCCCTTTTATCCGATATGCGGGATTCCGTCTAATACCTGTTGGGCTGTGAATATGAGGGGGAAATGAGCGCAAATCTATTGACACTATGCTTATCACTCGCTGCCACATTCTTAACCTGCGCAGCTGCTTCTTTTTTAATTTGGGGCAGTGAAGCGTTAAACTACCTCCTCCCATCACTCTTATTTGCATCACCCGTATTCATCTTCATCTTCGCTGCTTTCTATTTCTTTTCAGCCAAATACGTCAACAACAACTCTGAACTCCTTAAACAAAAAGGAATATTGTTTAATCCAGAATATGCTAGCCCAAAT
This portion of the Geothermobacter ehrlichii genome encodes:
- a CDS encoding DMT family transporter, whose protein sequence is MKALLCTTGALIAFAGNSILCRLALGGGWIDAASFTGVRLVSGALVLLLILQLSARTKISATRGNLLSAAALFCYAAAFSFAYLTIATGTGALILFGSVQITMITAAILSGERLKRAEGIGALLAFGGLVYLVFPGVTAPSPAGSLLMTAAGICWGIYSLRGRNRGNPLAETTVNFLLSLPLAALLGLFFLERGHLSFQGILLAGLSGGLASGVGYAVWYAAVKEMTATTASIVQLAVPILAATGGVLFLNEEISIRLVIATMIILGGISLAVVNPENLFSTRKGG